In Citrus sinensis cultivar Valencia sweet orange chromosome 4, DVS_A1.0, whole genome shotgun sequence, one DNA window encodes the following:
- the LOC102607565 gene encoding type I inositol polyphosphate 5-phosphatase 2 isoform X4, with protein MRTQRGKRSEAFWPSIVMKKWLNIKPKVYDFSEDEIDTETESEDDACSVKDARVHIREDHLHKAQENHSDCQSQISETPSKGYHLRHRRGKSETLRVQYINTKDVRVTIGTWNVAGRQPYEDLDIDDWLCTQEPADIYIFGFQEVVPLNAGNVLGAESSRPIPKWEAIIRRTLNKSAEPENKYKSYSAPPSPVLRTSSVADELADELADEIDDLPLGITSEEYASITNGCNVGREDLKKVISIGKNLHLSRIYGVDYDRRLDWPEHSLDATPQVISSNLKLRRVFSSSARIGFTLVDNPPMLSPQHFAINGNGLKRSHHSYGNLVSTWMEQQEEPEVVESVSDVSDGFSDEEFDAFSETPKEKHNDAAIRDTAKSRPKYVRIVSKQMVGIYVSIWVRKRLRRHINNLKVSPVGVGLMGYMGNKGSVSVSMTLFQSRLCFVCSHLTSGQTDGAEQRRNSDVSEIIRRTRFSSVFDTDQPQTIPSHDQIFWFGDLNYRLNMMDTEVRELVAQKRWDKLINSDQLSKELHSGHVFEGWKEGVINFPPTYKYEINSDRYVGENPKEGEKKRSPAWCDRILWLGKGIKQLAYTRAEILLSDHRPVSSTFLVQVEVLDHRKLKRALNVSSAVVHPDIFLDEDGELELQQLPGDRKLFG; from the exons ATGAGAACCCAGAGAGGAAAGCGTTCTGAG GCTTTTTGGCCTTCCATTGTGATGAAGAAATGGTTGAATATAAAGCCAAAGGTGTATGATTTTAGCGAAGATGAGATTGACACGGAAACTGAAAGTGAAGATGATG CTTGCTCTGTTAAAGATGCAAGGGTGCACATACGAGAAGATCATCTACATAAGGCTCAGGAGAACCATTCAGATTGTCAAAGCCAAATTTCAG AGACACCTTCTAAGGGCTATCACTTAAGACACAGGAGAGGGAAATCAGAAACACTGCGTGTGCAGTATATAAATACCAAGGATGTGAG GGTAACAATAGGGACTTGGAACGTTGCTGGAAGACAACCATACGAAGATCTTGATATTGATGACTGGCTTTGCACCCAAGAGCCAGCAGATATTTACATTTTTGG CTTTCAAGAGGTAGTCCCTCTGAATGCTGGTAACGTTCTGGGGGCAGAGAGTAGCAGGCCAATTCCAAAATGGGAGGCAATCATTCGCAGAACCCTGAATAAATCTGCGGAACctgaaaataaatacaaaagcTACAGTGCCCCACCTTCTCCAGTGCTAAGAACCTCCTCTGTTGCTGACGAACTTGCTGATGAACTTGCTGACGAGATTGATGATCTCCCTTTGGGGATTACTAGCGAGGAGTATGCTAGTATTACAAATGGTTGCAATGTTGGACGAGAAGATTTGAAGAAAGTTATTAGTATTGGTAAAAACTTACATTTGAGTAGAATATATGGTGTCGACTACGATCGTAGATTAGACTGGCCTGAACATTCATTGGATGCAACCCCTCAAGTCATCTCATCCAATTTGAAATTGCGGAGGGTGTTCAGCAGTTCTGCAAGAATCGGCTTTACTTTGGTGGACAATCCGCCAATgttgagtcctcaacattttGCAATAAATGGAAATGGATTGAAAAGGTCACACCACAGCTATGGAAACCTAGTCTCAACCTGGATGGAGCAGCAGGAGGAGCCTGAAGTTGTTGAGTCCGTATCTGATGTGTCCGATGGTTTTTCTGATGAGGAGTTTGATGCCTTCTCTGAGACACCAAAGGAGAAACATAATGATGCGGCCATTAGAGATACTGCAAAGTCACGTCCTAAGTATGTCCGAATTGTCAGCAAGCAAATGGTTGGGATATATGTGTCAATTTGGGTGCGTAAGCGGTTGAGAAGACACATAAACAATTTAAAGGTCTCACCTGTTGGAGTTGGTCTTATGGGCTACATGGGAAACAAG GGATCTGTTTCAGTCAGCATGACTCTGTTCCAATCACGGCTGTGCTTTGTTTGTTCTCATTTGACCTCTGGTCAGACAGATGGGGCCGAACAAAGGCGTAACTCTGATGTCTCTGAAATCATACGACGTACCCGTTTCTCATCAGTCTTCGATACAGATCAACCACAGACAATTCCATCTCATGA TCAGATATTCTGGTTTGGGGATTTGAATTATCGTCTCAATATGATGGACACAGAAGTTCGGGAGCTTGTTGCTCAGAAGCGGTGGGATAAGCTTATCAACAGTGATCAG CTAAGCAAAGAACTCCACAGTGGGCATGTGTTTGAGGGATGGAAAGAGGGAGTGATAAACTTTCCACCAACTTACAAATACGAAATAAATTCTGATAGATATGTTGGTGAGAACCCAAAAGAAGGGGAGAAGAAAAGATCTCCAGCATG GTGTGATCGTATACTTTGGCTAGGAAAAGGCATAAAACAACTTGCTTACACGCGGGCAGAGATACTACTCTCTGATCATCGGCCTGTTAGTTCAACGTTCTTGGTTCAAGTTGAGGTCTTAGACCATCGAAAGTTGAAGAGAGCACTCAATGTCAGCTCTGCAGTAGTACATCCTGATATTTTCTTAGATGAAGATGGGGAACTAGAGCTTCAGCAATTACCAG GGGACCGCAAGTTGTTTGGCTAA
- the LOC102607565 gene encoding type I inositol polyphosphate 5-phosphatase 2 isoform X6, with translation MVTIGTWNVAGRQPYEDLDIDDWLCTQEPADIYIFGFQEVVPLNAGNVLGAESSRPIPKWEAIIRRTLNKSAEPENKYKSYSAPPSPVLRTSSVADELADELADEIDDLPLGITSEEYASITNGCNVGREDLKKVISIGKNLHLSRIYGVDYDRRLDWPEHSLDATPQVISSNLKLRRVFSSSARIGFTLVDNPPMLSPQHFAINGNGLKRSHHSYGNLVSTWMEQQEEPEVVESVSDVSDGFSDEEFDAFSETPKEKHNDAAIRDTAKSRPKYVRIVSKQMVGIYVSIWVRKRLRRHINNLKVSPVGVGLMGYMGNKGSVSVSMTLFQSRLCFVCSHLTSGQTDGAEQRRNSDVSEIIRRTRFSSVFDTDQPQTIPSHDQIFWFGDLNYRLNMMDTEVRELVAQKRWDKLINSDQLSKELHSGHVFEGWKEGVINFPPTYKYEINSDRYVGENPKEGEKKRSPAWCDRILWLGKGIKQLAYTRAEILLSDHRPVSSTFLVQVEVLDHRKLKRALNVSSAVVHPDIFLDEDGELELQQLPGRIPAGDRKLFG, from the exons AT GGTAACAATAGGGACTTGGAACGTTGCTGGAAGACAACCATACGAAGATCTTGATATTGATGACTGGCTTTGCACCCAAGAGCCAGCAGATATTTACATTTTTGG CTTTCAAGAGGTAGTCCCTCTGAATGCTGGTAACGTTCTGGGGGCAGAGAGTAGCAGGCCAATTCCAAAATGGGAGGCAATCATTCGCAGAACCCTGAATAAATCTGCGGAACctgaaaataaatacaaaagcTACAGTGCCCCACCTTCTCCAGTGCTAAGAACCTCCTCTGTTGCTGACGAACTTGCTGATGAACTTGCTGACGAGATTGATGATCTCCCTTTGGGGATTACTAGCGAGGAGTATGCTAGTATTACAAATGGTTGCAATGTTGGACGAGAAGATTTGAAGAAAGTTATTAGTATTGGTAAAAACTTACATTTGAGTAGAATATATGGTGTCGACTACGATCGTAGATTAGACTGGCCTGAACATTCATTGGATGCAACCCCTCAAGTCATCTCATCCAATTTGAAATTGCGGAGGGTGTTCAGCAGTTCTGCAAGAATCGGCTTTACTTTGGTGGACAATCCGCCAATgttgagtcctcaacattttGCAATAAATGGAAATGGATTGAAAAGGTCACACCACAGCTATGGAAACCTAGTCTCAACCTGGATGGAGCAGCAGGAGGAGCCTGAAGTTGTTGAGTCCGTATCTGATGTGTCCGATGGTTTTTCTGATGAGGAGTTTGATGCCTTCTCTGAGACACCAAAGGAGAAACATAATGATGCGGCCATTAGAGATACTGCAAAGTCACGTCCTAAGTATGTCCGAATTGTCAGCAAGCAAATGGTTGGGATATATGTGTCAATTTGGGTGCGTAAGCGGTTGAGAAGACACATAAACAATTTAAAGGTCTCACCTGTTGGAGTTGGTCTTATGGGCTACATGGGAAACAAG GGATCTGTTTCAGTCAGCATGACTCTGTTCCAATCACGGCTGTGCTTTGTTTGTTCTCATTTGACCTCTGGTCAGACAGATGGGGCCGAACAAAGGCGTAACTCTGATGTCTCTGAAATCATACGACGTACCCGTTTCTCATCAGTCTTCGATACAGATCAACCACAGACAATTCCATCTCATGA TCAGATATTCTGGTTTGGGGATTTGAATTATCGTCTCAATATGATGGACACAGAAGTTCGGGAGCTTGTTGCTCAGAAGCGGTGGGATAAGCTTATCAACAGTGATCAG CTAAGCAAAGAACTCCACAGTGGGCATGTGTTTGAGGGATGGAAAGAGGGAGTGATAAACTTTCCACCAACTTACAAATACGAAATAAATTCTGATAGATATGTTGGTGAGAACCCAAAAGAAGGGGAGAAGAAAAGATCTCCAGCATG GTGTGATCGTATACTTTGGCTAGGAAAAGGCATAAAACAACTTGCTTACACGCGGGCAGAGATACTACTCTCTGATCATCGGCCTGTTAGTTCAACGTTCTTGGTTCAAGTTGAGGTCTTAGACCATCGAAAGTTGAAGAGAGCACTCAATGTCAGCTCTGCAGTAGTACATCCTGATATTTTCTTAGATGAAGATGGGGAACTAGAGCTTCAGCAATTACCAGGTAGAATACCAG CAGGGGACCGCAAGTTGTTTGGCTAA
- the LOC102607565 gene encoding type I inositol polyphosphate 5-phosphatase 2 isoform X5, protein MKKWLNIKPKVYDFSEDEIDTETESEDDACSVKDARVHIREDHLHKAQENHSDCQSQISETPSKGYHLRHRRGKSETLRVQYINTKDVRVTIGTWNVAGRQPYEDLDIDDWLCTQEPADIYIFGFQEVVPLNAGNVLGAESSRPIPKWEAIIRRTLNKSAEPENKYKSYSAPPSPVLRTSSVADELADELADEIDDLPLGITSEEYASITNGCNVGREDLKKVISIGKNLHLSRIYGVDYDRRLDWPEHSLDATPQVISSNLKLRRVFSSSARIGFTLVDNPPMLSPQHFAINGNGLKRSHHSYGNLVSTWMEQQEEPEVVESVSDVSDGFSDEEFDAFSETPKEKHNDAAIRDTAKSRPKYVRIVSKQMVGIYVSIWVRKRLRRHINNLKVSPVGVGLMGYMGNKGSVSVSMTLFQSRLCFVCSHLTSGQTDGAEQRRNSDVSEIIRRTRFSSVFDTDQPQTIPSHDQIFWFGDLNYRLNMMDTEVRELVAQKRWDKLINSDQLSKELHSGHVFEGWKEGVINFPPTYKYEINSDRYVGENPKEGEKKRSPAWCDRILWLGKGIKQLAYTRAEILLSDHRPVSSTFLVQVEVLDHRKLKRALNVSSAVVHPDIFLDEDGELELQQLPGRIPAGDRKLFG, encoded by the exons ATGAAGAAATGGTTGAATATAAAGCCAAAGGTGTATGATTTTAGCGAAGATGAGATTGACACGGAAACTGAAAGTGAAGATGATG CTTGCTCTGTTAAAGATGCAAGGGTGCACATACGAGAAGATCATCTACATAAGGCTCAGGAGAACCATTCAGATTGTCAAAGCCAAATTTCAG AGACACCTTCTAAGGGCTATCACTTAAGACACAGGAGAGGGAAATCAGAAACACTGCGTGTGCAGTATATAAATACCAAGGATGTGAG GGTAACAATAGGGACTTGGAACGTTGCTGGAAGACAACCATACGAAGATCTTGATATTGATGACTGGCTTTGCACCCAAGAGCCAGCAGATATTTACATTTTTGG CTTTCAAGAGGTAGTCCCTCTGAATGCTGGTAACGTTCTGGGGGCAGAGAGTAGCAGGCCAATTCCAAAATGGGAGGCAATCATTCGCAGAACCCTGAATAAATCTGCGGAACctgaaaataaatacaaaagcTACAGTGCCCCACCTTCTCCAGTGCTAAGAACCTCCTCTGTTGCTGACGAACTTGCTGATGAACTTGCTGACGAGATTGATGATCTCCCTTTGGGGATTACTAGCGAGGAGTATGCTAGTATTACAAATGGTTGCAATGTTGGACGAGAAGATTTGAAGAAAGTTATTAGTATTGGTAAAAACTTACATTTGAGTAGAATATATGGTGTCGACTACGATCGTAGATTAGACTGGCCTGAACATTCATTGGATGCAACCCCTCAAGTCATCTCATCCAATTTGAAATTGCGGAGGGTGTTCAGCAGTTCTGCAAGAATCGGCTTTACTTTGGTGGACAATCCGCCAATgttgagtcctcaacattttGCAATAAATGGAAATGGATTGAAAAGGTCACACCACAGCTATGGAAACCTAGTCTCAACCTGGATGGAGCAGCAGGAGGAGCCTGAAGTTGTTGAGTCCGTATCTGATGTGTCCGATGGTTTTTCTGATGAGGAGTTTGATGCCTTCTCTGAGACACCAAAGGAGAAACATAATGATGCGGCCATTAGAGATACTGCAAAGTCACGTCCTAAGTATGTCCGAATTGTCAGCAAGCAAATGGTTGGGATATATGTGTCAATTTGGGTGCGTAAGCGGTTGAGAAGACACATAAACAATTTAAAGGTCTCACCTGTTGGAGTTGGTCTTATGGGCTACATGGGAAACAAG GGATCTGTTTCAGTCAGCATGACTCTGTTCCAATCACGGCTGTGCTTTGTTTGTTCTCATTTGACCTCTGGTCAGACAGATGGGGCCGAACAAAGGCGTAACTCTGATGTCTCTGAAATCATACGACGTACCCGTTTCTCATCAGTCTTCGATACAGATCAACCACAGACAATTCCATCTCATGA TCAGATATTCTGGTTTGGGGATTTGAATTATCGTCTCAATATGATGGACACAGAAGTTCGGGAGCTTGTTGCTCAGAAGCGGTGGGATAAGCTTATCAACAGTGATCAG CTAAGCAAAGAACTCCACAGTGGGCATGTGTTTGAGGGATGGAAAGAGGGAGTGATAAACTTTCCACCAACTTACAAATACGAAATAAATTCTGATAGATATGTTGGTGAGAACCCAAAAGAAGGGGAGAAGAAAAGATCTCCAGCATG GTGTGATCGTATACTTTGGCTAGGAAAAGGCATAAAACAACTTGCTTACACGCGGGCAGAGATACTACTCTCTGATCATCGGCCTGTTAGTTCAACGTTCTTGGTTCAAGTTGAGGTCTTAGACCATCGAAAGTTGAAGAGAGCACTCAATGTCAGCTCTGCAGTAGTACATCCTGATATTTTCTTAGATGAAGATGGGGAACTAGAGCTTCAGCAATTACCAGGTAGAATACCAG CAGGGGACCGCAAGTTGTTTGGCTAA
- the LOC102607565 gene encoding type I inositol polyphosphate 5-phosphatase 2 isoform X1, with the protein MRTQRGKRSEAFWPSIVMKKWLNIKPKVYDFSEDEIDTETESEDDACSVKDARVHIREDHLHKAQENHSDCQSQISETPSKGYHLRHRRGKSETLRVQYINTKDVRVTIGTWNVAGRQPYEDLDIDDWLCTQEPADIYIFGFQEVVPLNAGNVLGAESSRPIPKWEAIIRRTLNKSAEPENKYKSYSAPPSPVLRTSSVADELADELADEIDDLPLGITSEEYASITNGCNVGREDLKKVISIGKNLHLSRIYGVDYDRRLDWPEHSLDATPQVISSNLKLRRVFSSSARIGFTLVDNPPMLSPQHFAINGNGLKRSHHSYGNLVSTWMEQQEEPEVVESVSDVSDGFSDEEFDAFSETPKEKHNDAAIRDTAKSRPKYVRIVSKQMVGIYVSIWVRKRLRRHINNLKVSPVGVGLMGYMGNKGSVSVSMTLFQSRLCFVCSHLTSGQTDGAEQRRNSDVSEIIRRTRFSSVFDTDQPQTIPSHDQIFWFGDLNYRLNMMDTEVRELVAQKRWDKLINSDQLSKELHSGHVFEGWKEGVINFPPTYKYEINSDRYVGENPKEGEKKRSPAWCDRILWLGKGIKQLAYTRAEILLSDHRPVSSTFLVQVEVLDHRKLKRALNVSSAVVHPDIFLDEDGELELQQLPGRIPAGDRKLFG; encoded by the exons ATGAGAACCCAGAGAGGAAAGCGTTCTGAG GCTTTTTGGCCTTCCATTGTGATGAAGAAATGGTTGAATATAAAGCCAAAGGTGTATGATTTTAGCGAAGATGAGATTGACACGGAAACTGAAAGTGAAGATGATG CTTGCTCTGTTAAAGATGCAAGGGTGCACATACGAGAAGATCATCTACATAAGGCTCAGGAGAACCATTCAGATTGTCAAAGCCAAATTTCAG AGACACCTTCTAAGGGCTATCACTTAAGACACAGGAGAGGGAAATCAGAAACACTGCGTGTGCAGTATATAAATACCAAGGATGTGAG GGTAACAATAGGGACTTGGAACGTTGCTGGAAGACAACCATACGAAGATCTTGATATTGATGACTGGCTTTGCACCCAAGAGCCAGCAGATATTTACATTTTTGG CTTTCAAGAGGTAGTCCCTCTGAATGCTGGTAACGTTCTGGGGGCAGAGAGTAGCAGGCCAATTCCAAAATGGGAGGCAATCATTCGCAGAACCCTGAATAAATCTGCGGAACctgaaaataaatacaaaagcTACAGTGCCCCACCTTCTCCAGTGCTAAGAACCTCCTCTGTTGCTGACGAACTTGCTGATGAACTTGCTGACGAGATTGATGATCTCCCTTTGGGGATTACTAGCGAGGAGTATGCTAGTATTACAAATGGTTGCAATGTTGGACGAGAAGATTTGAAGAAAGTTATTAGTATTGGTAAAAACTTACATTTGAGTAGAATATATGGTGTCGACTACGATCGTAGATTAGACTGGCCTGAACATTCATTGGATGCAACCCCTCAAGTCATCTCATCCAATTTGAAATTGCGGAGGGTGTTCAGCAGTTCTGCAAGAATCGGCTTTACTTTGGTGGACAATCCGCCAATgttgagtcctcaacattttGCAATAAATGGAAATGGATTGAAAAGGTCACACCACAGCTATGGAAACCTAGTCTCAACCTGGATGGAGCAGCAGGAGGAGCCTGAAGTTGTTGAGTCCGTATCTGATGTGTCCGATGGTTTTTCTGATGAGGAGTTTGATGCCTTCTCTGAGACACCAAAGGAGAAACATAATGATGCGGCCATTAGAGATACTGCAAAGTCACGTCCTAAGTATGTCCGAATTGTCAGCAAGCAAATGGTTGGGATATATGTGTCAATTTGGGTGCGTAAGCGGTTGAGAAGACACATAAACAATTTAAAGGTCTCACCTGTTGGAGTTGGTCTTATGGGCTACATGGGAAACAAG GGATCTGTTTCAGTCAGCATGACTCTGTTCCAATCACGGCTGTGCTTTGTTTGTTCTCATTTGACCTCTGGTCAGACAGATGGGGCCGAACAAAGGCGTAACTCTGATGTCTCTGAAATCATACGACGTACCCGTTTCTCATCAGTCTTCGATACAGATCAACCACAGACAATTCCATCTCATGA TCAGATATTCTGGTTTGGGGATTTGAATTATCGTCTCAATATGATGGACACAGAAGTTCGGGAGCTTGTTGCTCAGAAGCGGTGGGATAAGCTTATCAACAGTGATCAG CTAAGCAAAGAACTCCACAGTGGGCATGTGTTTGAGGGATGGAAAGAGGGAGTGATAAACTTTCCACCAACTTACAAATACGAAATAAATTCTGATAGATATGTTGGTGAGAACCCAAAAGAAGGGGAGAAGAAAAGATCTCCAGCATG GTGTGATCGTATACTTTGGCTAGGAAAAGGCATAAAACAACTTGCTTACACGCGGGCAGAGATACTACTCTCTGATCATCGGCCTGTTAGTTCAACGTTCTTGGTTCAAGTTGAGGTCTTAGACCATCGAAAGTTGAAGAGAGCACTCAATGTCAGCTCTGCAGTAGTACATCCTGATATTTTCTTAGATGAAGATGGGGAACTAGAGCTTCAGCAATTACCAGGTAGAATACCAG CAGGGGACCGCAAGTTGTTTGGCTAA
- the LOC102607565 gene encoding type I inositol polyphosphate 5-phosphatase 2 isoform X3 encodes MRTQRGKRSEAFWPSIVMKKWLNIKPKVYDFSEDEIDTETESEDDACSVKDARVHIREDHLHKAQENHSDCQSQISETPSKGYHLRHRRGKSETLRVQYINTKDVRVTIGTWNVAGRQPYEDLDIDDWLCTQEPADIYIFGFQEVVPLNAGNVLGAESSRPIPKWEAIIRRTLNKSAEPENKYKSYSAPPSPVLRTSSVADELADELADEIDDLPLGITSEEYASITNGCNVGREDLKKVISIGKNLHLSRIYGVDYDRRLDWPEHSLDATPQVISSNLKLRRVFSSSARIGFTLVDNPPMLSPQHFAINGNGLKRSHHSYGNLVSTWMEQQEEPEVVESVSDVSDGFSDEEFDAFSETPKEKHNDAAIRDTAKSRPKYVRIVSKQMVGIYVSIWVRKRLRRHINNLKVSPVGVGLMGYMGNKGSVSVSMTLFQSRLCFVCSHLTSGQTDGAEQRRNSDVSEIIRRTRFSSVFDTDQPQTIPSHDQIFWFGDLNYRLNMMDTEVRELVAQKRWDKLINSDQLSKELHSGHVFEGWKEGVINFPPTYKYEINSDRYVGENPKEGEKKRSPAWCDRILWLGKGIKQLAYTRAEILLSDHRPVSSTFLVQVEVLDHRKLKRALNVSSAVVHPDIFLDEDGELELQQLPAGDRKLFG; translated from the exons ATGAGAACCCAGAGAGGAAAGCGTTCTGAG GCTTTTTGGCCTTCCATTGTGATGAAGAAATGGTTGAATATAAAGCCAAAGGTGTATGATTTTAGCGAAGATGAGATTGACACGGAAACTGAAAGTGAAGATGATG CTTGCTCTGTTAAAGATGCAAGGGTGCACATACGAGAAGATCATCTACATAAGGCTCAGGAGAACCATTCAGATTGTCAAAGCCAAATTTCAG AGACACCTTCTAAGGGCTATCACTTAAGACACAGGAGAGGGAAATCAGAAACACTGCGTGTGCAGTATATAAATACCAAGGATGTGAG GGTAACAATAGGGACTTGGAACGTTGCTGGAAGACAACCATACGAAGATCTTGATATTGATGACTGGCTTTGCACCCAAGAGCCAGCAGATATTTACATTTTTGG CTTTCAAGAGGTAGTCCCTCTGAATGCTGGTAACGTTCTGGGGGCAGAGAGTAGCAGGCCAATTCCAAAATGGGAGGCAATCATTCGCAGAACCCTGAATAAATCTGCGGAACctgaaaataaatacaaaagcTACAGTGCCCCACCTTCTCCAGTGCTAAGAACCTCCTCTGTTGCTGACGAACTTGCTGATGAACTTGCTGACGAGATTGATGATCTCCCTTTGGGGATTACTAGCGAGGAGTATGCTAGTATTACAAATGGTTGCAATGTTGGACGAGAAGATTTGAAGAAAGTTATTAGTATTGGTAAAAACTTACATTTGAGTAGAATATATGGTGTCGACTACGATCGTAGATTAGACTGGCCTGAACATTCATTGGATGCAACCCCTCAAGTCATCTCATCCAATTTGAAATTGCGGAGGGTGTTCAGCAGTTCTGCAAGAATCGGCTTTACTTTGGTGGACAATCCGCCAATgttgagtcctcaacattttGCAATAAATGGAAATGGATTGAAAAGGTCACACCACAGCTATGGAAACCTAGTCTCAACCTGGATGGAGCAGCAGGAGGAGCCTGAAGTTGTTGAGTCCGTATCTGATGTGTCCGATGGTTTTTCTGATGAGGAGTTTGATGCCTTCTCTGAGACACCAAAGGAGAAACATAATGATGCGGCCATTAGAGATACTGCAAAGTCACGTCCTAAGTATGTCCGAATTGTCAGCAAGCAAATGGTTGGGATATATGTGTCAATTTGGGTGCGTAAGCGGTTGAGAAGACACATAAACAATTTAAAGGTCTCACCTGTTGGAGTTGGTCTTATGGGCTACATGGGAAACAAG GGATCTGTTTCAGTCAGCATGACTCTGTTCCAATCACGGCTGTGCTTTGTTTGTTCTCATTTGACCTCTGGTCAGACAGATGGGGCCGAACAAAGGCGTAACTCTGATGTCTCTGAAATCATACGACGTACCCGTTTCTCATCAGTCTTCGATACAGATCAACCACAGACAATTCCATCTCATGA TCAGATATTCTGGTTTGGGGATTTGAATTATCGTCTCAATATGATGGACACAGAAGTTCGGGAGCTTGTTGCTCAGAAGCGGTGGGATAAGCTTATCAACAGTGATCAG CTAAGCAAAGAACTCCACAGTGGGCATGTGTTTGAGGGATGGAAAGAGGGAGTGATAAACTTTCCACCAACTTACAAATACGAAATAAATTCTGATAGATATGTTGGTGAGAACCCAAAAGAAGGGGAGAAGAAAAGATCTCCAGCATG GTGTGATCGTATACTTTGGCTAGGAAAAGGCATAAAACAACTTGCTTACACGCGGGCAGAGATACTACTCTCTGATCATCGGCCTGTTAGTTCAACGTTCTTGGTTCAAGTTGAGGTCTTAGACCATCGAAAGTTGAAGAGAGCACTCAATGTCAGCTCTGCAGTAGTACATCCTGATATTTTCTTAGATGAAGATGGGGAACTAGAGCTTCAGCAATTACCAG CAGGGGACCGCAAGTTGTTTGGCTAA